tggagagaacacagttgaccgagtcaaattcctcgtgtgtacaacatacacttggcgaataaagatgattctgattctgaacatcctcagtgaggagcatccacaaagtcaatccttccttttgttccattcactgtagaaagtaccaacaatgttctgaccttagctttgctgaaggtctggtagctcaggtgttggtctccatcttttaaaagatgttgttttcctcaaaacaaagtttctctatcgtctctagcgctgtcatcatgactgtagtggtatcccacccactagctagagaacgtagcagcagccatgctggatcaattcactaatgcactgtgaacgtacgtatagcatttagcatagcacggttacgtccaaaggcaacgtagagagctgcctttggacgcaaatggttgtcatcttggggaactgactgagcatgtgcaaaaaaataaaaacacactatgggaacagaggcagagcagcaatgtgcttttgggagggggcgtggcctcctcctgccttacagcagagtgagattTGGCAATgctgtaccaggaaatagtgatgtttagtaatttgggctatgaaacacaaaatgctgacactttcaaacttatggtactgtagaccaggggttctcaactagtATCACTCTGGGACCCACATATGCCACGGCCAATAAATCGAGacccactgttttttttttttttaattcaaccaaccaaatttagtttttcaagaaTAGctattgaaaacacacatatacaatctctttttttcttaatataaatctatatattttcctgtgcaatatgcatttcacagcatgtctgtcaaaaggaaagtttctttcaaaataaaagacaaattcaACATGAGACCCATTTTTGGgttccgacccaccagttgagaatcactgctgtagactattgaaaatggaaaaacaaataatttataattatattattattaaaacaaataatcaaaatatcaattcacccttgggtaggcactgcctaccttgcctaccctgactgtaCGTCACTGTTATTGTGTATATGTAGTTGTGCATCTCTGTAGTTATTGTGTATATGTTGTGCGGTACGGCGCCCCCACAGCCAAGTGACAGTACTGCCGTCAGACGATTGAAGACTGTTTACAAACATAATGtcagatttattatttagacAAATCACAGTGAGGCGGGCTAATGAAGCGATCTGATTGGTCACGTGTATCTGCACTTGTGCAGCCGGAGGTTTCGTTGGTCTGAGTAGGTTTTCCCACACTTGTCACAGATGAAGCGTTTCCCACCGTGCACATGCCTGCGATGTGTGCGCAGGTGGCTCCCTTGGCTGAAGGCTCGTCCACACACTTCACAGTTGtacggtttctctcctgtgtgcaCGCGTACGTGCACCCTCAGGCTGTTGGCATTGTTGAACCTTTTCTCACACATTGTGCACTCGTACGGTTTCTCCTGAGAGTGAGTTCGCCTGTGAACCACCAGGCTGCTCTGCTGACTGAACGCCTTCCCGCACTGATCACAGCTAAACGGTTTCTCTCCACTGTGGATCCTTCGGTGGATCTTCAGGTTGACAGCCTGTCTGAAGTCCTTCCCACAGAGCTCACAGCTGAAGGGTTTCTCTCCGCTGTGGATGCGCTGGTGGTTGGTCAGGTTGCAGTGGTAGCGGAACGCTTTGGGACACTGGTCACAGCTGAATGGTTTCTGGTTGGAATGGATCAGCTGGTGAGTTCTCAGTGTCACTGCTCGTGTGAATCCTTTCCCACACACGCTGCACACGAACAGTTTCTGTCCACTGTGCACGTGTTTGTGTCGCAGCAGGTTCTGCTGCAGGCTGAAGCTCCGCCCACATTGGTCACAGCTGAACGGTTTCTCTCCGCTGTGAACCAACAGGTGCGTCTTCAGCTGTGAAGGTTTAGCAAAGCATTTAGAACAATGAAGACATGGGAAAGCTTTCTCacacctgtgtgtgtctgtgtgtgtgcgcatgtgacTGTTGACGGTCTGCTGCTGACGGAAGCTCCGCCCACACACGCTGCATGAGAACCGCTTCTCAGAGTGGGTCAGAGCCTGAGACGTCAGGGTCCTCTGAGACGTGAATGACTCGTTACGCAGTGAAACGTCTCCAACacctgaacacaaacacacacattaacacaccataaacacttgtgtgcacgcatgcgtgtgtgcgtttgtgagagcctccgtaatatctctaaaatcaggaatatcttggcccagagtgatgctgaaaaactaacaggtgttataaaacaaaaagaggATCAGTatctaattaaaatattaatatcagcAAGTAAAAAGTCAATCACAAGACGGTGGTATAAACCGACGCCCCCGACTGTGGAGCTGTGGGCGGGCACTGTTTACACAATTTAATAACAAATGGGAAGAATGGACAAATTACAGAAGACAGGAAGAGGACGCAGACACTAGCACTCCTACTACCAGACAATAAGGACATGTCGATTATATGATaatgcatacagtatatatgttacACCTTTCCACtgtaaattttcaaaaaacctTAAAGTGTGAGCTCCTGCATgtgagggatcgagaacgagcaggaagACAAGGAGACGCCCAGTAAGTCTCCAGTAACAAGTCAACTGTTAGCAGTTAGCTGACTTTTATAGGACGCCAATATGCCTCCCAAGACGGCAAAAGCTGAAAAGTTGGAGGAAGAGTGCGTGTCCAAATGAATGAGCTGTTGCATCAGCAGAAAGACGCGTTCACGGCGCTATTGCAGCAACAAAGAGACAATTTACAAAGCTGTGTCAAAGTTTTCGTGGAAAATATAAATACCAGATCGGACTCATTGACAAAGGAATTATAAGAAGTGAAAGTGAGCCTGCAGTACACACAAAGACGTAGATGACCTGAAAGAAAACGCTGTTAAACAAACTGAGCGCAGCGACTCAATGCAATCGGACATTTACAAAGTCTGTGACAGTTTACTGACAATGACACATAAAATGGAGTACCTTGAAGGACAGTCCAGACGAAACCATCTCGTGTTTGACGGAATTGTGGAGTCACCCAGTGAAACGTGGACCGCCACGgaagaaaaaatcaaaaaagttctCACGGAGAAGCTACGTCTGGAGCGGCCTGTGGAGGTGGAGAGGGCGCACCGCTCCGGCAAAGCCGGAGTGGGTGAAAGACCGAGGCCAATAATGGTTAAGCTGCTGCGCCATTCTCCAACGCGCAAAAGCACTAAAAGGAACTAATGTCTACATCAACGAAGACTTCACAGAGGCTGTCCGTAGGAAAAGGAAGGATCTGCTACCAGATATGAACGTGGCGCGCTTGAGAGGGGACATTGCCTTTCTGCGCTACAACAAACTTGTCATTCGCCCTCGGAGCAGTTCACCGATTCACCATTAAGACAGTTGCACAATTCTGGTATGTTGAAGTACTTCATTTCAAATGGCCACTAACACATCTAGCATAGGAAGTTCTGATTTAGAACACTCAATAAGGAGAAATACAGAAGCATTAGAACTGGACTTTAAATACCCACAATATGAAATACAGAACACTGAGAACGACATCAACCCCGAAAACAACTTTTTACTAGAACTGTGAATGACTGTCAGTCTTACACTGAGGATTTCCACAACTGCAAATTCAAAAACGTTAACGCATTCTCTATTATCCACTTCAACAGTCGAAGCCTTTTTGCAAATTTTGATCATATTAAGACCTACTTAAAACAATTTTCAAAACCATTCAATGTAATTTTAGTAACAGAAACATGGATTAATAGTGACAGAGAAAGTGAGTTTTCTATTGAAGGTTATGAGTTTCTAAGCATGAACAGAAGAAATAAgcatggtggtggtggggggggggggggtagccATGTTCGTAGACTATAAATTATAGTTATAAAGTGATAGAAAATAAGACTATGGTAGTGGATGATATTCTTGAATGTCTTACTGTTGAACTTacaagagagaaaaagaaaaatattattgTAAGTTGTATTAATTGCGCTCCTGGCTCTGATATAGAGGTTTTTTCTAATTGGTTGGAGGAACACTTTCCAAGCTCAAATCATAAAGTCATGTTTGTAGGAGGAGATCTTAATATCGATCtgttaaatccaaataaacataaaaagacGGACGGAtttataaatactttatttagtATAGGCTTGTTTCCTCTAATAACTAAACCGAGTAGAATTACAACCCACAGTAATATTTTGTCTAATGAAATAGAAAGTAATACAGTCAGTGGACTAATGATAAATGATATCAGTGATCACCTTCCAGTTTTtgtattatataaaaataatcatcAAAGAAAGATATAAGAAAACATGTATTGTTTAGAAGgtttaaaacagagaaaactTGTTATCTCTTACAGAAGGcgttgatgattaatgacattaatgtcaaataaaagtatgataaaacaattggttaacctaaaaataaatcacactgCAATAACTACTTATTATTAACCTACTTACACTCCTACAGCCTCTactgaccatcaactttccctgCACCTgcggctaaccttaagttttaaatcccttataagataactaaactaacaaaaatactactttggaaaaatacaaagattgtatttttgtggggaaagatgtatttaattgccaacatgccgccttaatatgcatgcttgatatgttgcaagaaattagcaattaacatgtgttgaccaacatgatcatgtgttatcaaattcaagttattttttgtagcccttcaaatccattaactcataaCATTTttcgatattattttaactgtgtagaattttatacactgtattatcttcattgagaaggtttttttttttttttggctccggaaGGGCTTTagtccaggtgagatgaggcaaaacggctccattgagagtaaaggttgcagacccctggattAGGGGAATAGCGCTACAGTGGGTCaccagttatttaaaaaatagaaaacaatgtgtgAAAATAGGTGATTATCAGTCGAGTTGTCAAGAAATTGTGTGTGGTTTACCTCAAGGTTCCATTTTGGGTCCAAAATTGtttaatatgtatataaacgacatttgtaaaacatcaaaaattcttagattcattttgtttgcagatgatacaAATACTTTTGCAGCAGGAGATGATTTACAACAACTGTCAGATTGTTAACTTGGAACTCAAAAGTGTCAATAAGTggttcaaacaaaacaaactattttTAAATCTGAGTAAAAGCAAAATGATGATATTCAGCAGCTGTAATTCCAAAGCTCAGGCAGTAATTCATATAGAGGGTGTTGTTATAGAGCGAGTGCATGAAATTAAATTCCTTGGAGTTATTATAGATGATAGAATTACATGGAAATCTCACATTAAATATATAACTACTAAAATTTCAAGAAGCATTGCAGTAATAGCAAGAGCaaagcacattttaaatatcaaagcTCTACATACCTTATACTGTTCTCTGATTTTGGCGTATTTGAATTATTGTACTGTGGTTTGGGGTAGAACTTATAAAACCACATTAAAACCAATAGTAATGCTGCAAAAAAGAGCTGTTTGAGTAATTCATAAAGTTGGGTTTTTGGACGACACAAACTCATTATTTTAAGATCAAAGATCATGAAGTTGTTGAGTTCCAGACTGTACAGATGTTATACAAAGCAAGATACAAATTGTTACCAGGCCAAAAACAAAGAAGGTTCCAAGAACGTACTGGTCGTTATGAATTACGTGATGAACTGAACTTTAGGATTCAGAAACATAGCTCAACTTTGAAAAGTTTTAGCCCGACAGTTAACGGGGTACAATTGTGTAATAATTTGGAGATGGAGATGAAACAATGTCCAAACATCAACCTgttcaaatataaatacaaacaaaaggCTTTTGAAAAgtacagagaagaagaaacgcgTTGTCACTAAGGGAGCAGTAAGATCAATGTGTATTCTATTAATTAAGGAAGAGCGTTGTTGCTCTTAACGGTTGTCATTCTATTGCTTAAAATAGCAAATAGAGATTTACAGTAGGTGAGCTACAAATCTGTAGAGATGGATCCTCCCAGTGGACTCGTATACCTTGTCTTTAAATGCACCACAGTATATTAATATCATCTACCAATCAGCTAGTTAGGCTTTGTTTGTTGATAAGGAGCTACTGCCCTCTTCAATGGACCCGCTCTACACCCTGGCTTTTTAACGCACTACACTATGCAGGGATTACATATTACATAACTCAtcgtacatttaaaaaaaaaaaaagaaagctaaaTTGTACACAAATCAATACCATATCAAGGATGGAAATGACAATTGGGAAGTAGCAAGATCACAGATAATATGTATATTAATGTTCTTTTAACACATAACTAGTGACTTTAAGGACTGTTCATTATGTTTGGCATTGATTGATAACATCTGTAAGTAAGAAATTATCACCTTTTGTCACTTGCTTTGTAACAGACATCCTACATCTGTTCGCTTCTGTTAATTATATGAACATTTCAAACAGTGCTCTGTAAGTGTAGTCAGTGGTAAAACAGCCACTTTGATGTGTAACAGGTTCTCTTTTGCTAAAGAGGTAAAATCACAATCAAAATATGATGTGCTAAATGTATCATTGATAATGTCTAAGGTTAAATCACAAACGGatatgttgtgtgttgtgtgcatGCTGTGTTCCTTTGCTCTGGTACTTTATTCCTTGTAATTTGTTCCCTTGTACTGTGTGATATGTTATTTTCATTGTAATGATTTCGAGGGTGGGCGCTTACAAGCTCTTGCTTCGGCCCACTCCTTTTGAGCAGAACTTTAACTGCTcacataaacaaaaataaactaaaataaacaaaaataagttacaaaaaaaaaaaaaagtaaactcaaaacctacttatttactaaagcgtatCATGTATAAttgcgttaacctaaccacgaGGAACAAAGCTCtaaaccaaaaaataggaactaagattatatagtagaacaccaacattatattcaaacatgatccaccatctacacacatagctctaatgggctgtaatgggatgatgtccagtcagacacagtggtaccaggttgtagacaaccccccacttctgtccctGGTTGTATAACCATCATACTGCTCTCACTGCTTCacaacatacatatatacacatatatatatatatatatatatatatatatagttgttctgcagtctgtgtcttctcctctccctctgacggttctcttttctgtttcaggtgttttgatgctggagctggtggttcctgatcaatggttcacagctcaactagtctgatggtctatccttctattctattctgtttgtccttctgttcactaacaacaaccagtggaaccagatgttctccacATCTGGACCTGGTTCTACTGGAGATTTAGagatgtggccataccagcctgtcattggccgatcccgttagatctctgaagctaagcacgTCTGGGcttggttagtagttggatgggagaccactgagaattccaggtgccacagtggggtggcagtcacccagtgggatctgtcattgtgcccttgggcaaggcacttcacctacattgcctagtatgaatgtagtgtgtgagtgagtgttggtggtggtcggaggggccgatggttcactatggcagccttgcttccgtcagtctgccccagggcagctgtggctacaatagtagtttaccaccactaagtgtggagtgaaagaataatgccttaattctgtaaagcgactttgagtgtctatgataaagcactatataaaactgatgcattattattattattatttattcctgTAAAAAGAGGGAGGTTTTTATTCCCACGGTCACTACAtgattgttcatgtggatcttgttgagttctttctttcttattatggattttatatttttttagatgactgttgtattttgtgctatataaatgaagttgaattgaattgtgtgtgtgtgtgtgtgtatgtctcaCTGTATGATGCGTTCAGGGAATGGCAGGGGGAGGAGGAATCCTTGGCGAATAGTTTCTCATCCTCGGTTTTCTGTAGAAACACAAACAGGTCAGTGAAGGCCTCTTGGCCACTCGGGGGGGCGTGGCTCTTACCTGAGGCGGGGTCTCAGCAGGTGATGTGGTGACTTCCACTTCATACACTTCTTCAAAGTctacagaaagagagagagagaggagctcagagtagagccgctgctccttCAACACTCCTTTTTATAGCATTTATGAGACCATGGCTCAGTGGATCGTCCAACAACCAAAGGGTTGAGGGTTTTAATCCTGCTCGAGCCAAGTCATtgcgtccttgggcaaggcacttcacccacattgcctagtatgaatgtaatgtgtgagtgagtgttggtgggaGGAGCTAATGGTGCACTATGGCGGcttcgcttccgtcagtctgccacagggcagctgtggctacaatagtagcttaccaccactaagtgtggagtgaaagaataatgcacaatGTAAACAGTATGGAAGCATATCTGCATCagaattcaatttaaattgtattgacagaaatactttttatttttcagaatatagttgcatttttaactcataattaaagtgaataataaataatccaaaatgcattttaattttcttcTTCAACACTACTCATTTTGTAACttcattaaaatgataaaggaaattacatttaagttttaatttttaaaagatAGCCCAACAAATGGGTAATAAAATCcaatttgaaatggaaaattgtaaaatgaaaaagcattagCAGAAATGCCAATGCATTAAAGGTTGTAGCTGCATTATTTGACTCATAAATCAAAttggtaataaataataaatttccTTTTCAACACTGCTTATTTTGTGACACAACTAAAGAAAGTAAAGAGgtcattgcatttttgttttcatgcccCGCCCCCCACAAAAAGTGTAACATAATTGAGTTTGACTTTTCAATCCCACACGGTGCAGCAGAGTGACGCCATGGCTGCTCTTCTTCAGGGTGGGTTGGTCTCACCTCAGCCCTGGTCTCTGCCATGTTTCAACGGTACGTGAAACACCACaaagatttattcctgttaaagggagttgtttcctcccactgtcactaaatgcttgttcatgtggatcttgttgggttttttctttctttttatgaatttcataCTTTGAATTGagttgactttgttgtaaattgcgctatacaaataaagttgaattgaatttttgtatcttttttagtgtagttttgttcatttctgtattgtatgtttttttgggtgatttgtgAGTCTTTGGAGcgttttggtatatttttgtgcatttctgttgttttgtgtactttttgtataaatattgattttgttttattttactcatttagtatattttttattataaatactgtgtgtatgtgtaactCGCTCCCGGTtgccattagcattagccgtGTTTGTGTTTAGATTATAGCTGCTAGCACACAGAATAATATAAAAAGACACTCACCCTTGTGCAGAACAAATGATAACAATCGTGGAGCCGTGACGTAGACCATCTGCTCACAATaaagttacattcctctgtctgaagaagcagatagtttgtgataaaaTTGGCTATTGGCCGTTAGCACAGCAGCACACAGAgatggagacggaggaggaagtgaacTCCGTCACCCGCGATTAacggaagtttgggatcacgggaatcattttaaataaccatgaaatattaacttaaataacttttagcagtacaaaaatgtttttaatattaaccttttttaaacccaaacaaactgcgacacagggGTGTCATGACCCGGTGACCCGAACTGGAAGGGGAGCGCTCAATACCGAGAGGGAGCCGTAGtcctaaaattaaaatgaacattttgcaacaccaaattactccaaaataagggatgcacacacttgtgggATTTGGAAGCCCTTGACAAAGTTTTAGGTCGAATTCATACGTTtcgggagatattcgctccacacacacacgcacgcagaccttttttgctttatagataaagcTCTCATGAAAAGAACatgtataatatttatattcatgttgatagatttgatatttattaaCTTGTTGAAAACAGTGTGAGAAATTCATGCTAAGGTTCATAAGAAGTCAAAAGTTCATAGAATTAAAAATCCTGGAGACGTTCAGATTGTTTAACCCAGAAACACCTGTAGTTAGCAGCTCATTTATAACAACCCTAgtgctgagggggaggagctactGACAACCACATCACCTGACTGAGCCTCTCCCCCTCCGACTCAGTAACTAAAGCTTCCTCTGTTTGTTTACTCACCCACTCCACCGCTCGTCTGCAGCTCCGGCAGAACAGTGTCCTCAAGGATCTTCAGGATCTTTTCCAGAGCTTCATTTCCTAACGTCTCCATAACAGAAGTAAACGCCACCTGAAAGCACcacga
This genomic window from Gouania willdenowi chromosome 6, fGouWil2.1, whole genome shotgun sequence contains:
- the LOC114465752 gene encoding zinc finger protein 501, which produces MLQFRLTAVMQTLIRSAVTELHKLINEHNDTITVAFTSVMETLGNEALEKILKILEDTVLPELQTSGGVDFEEVYEVEVTTSPAETPPQKTEDEKLFAKDSSSPCHSLNASYSVGDVSLRNESFTSQRTLTSQALTHSEKRFSCSVCGRSFRQQQTVNSHMRTHTDTHRCEKAFPCLHCSKCFAKPSQLKTHLLVHSGEKPFSCDQCGRSFSLQQNLLRHKHVHSGQKLFVCSVCGKGFTRAVTLRTHQLIHSNQKPFSCDQCPKAFRYHCNLTNHQRIHSGEKPFSCELCGKDFRQAVNLKIHRRIHSGEKPFSCDQCGKAFSQQSSLVVHRRTHSQEKPYECTMCEKRFNNANSLRVHVRVHTGEKPYNCEVCGRAFSQGSHLRTHRRHVHGGKRFICDKCGKTYSDQRNLRLHKCRYT